In a genomic window of Candidatus Moranella endobia PCIT:
- the dolP gene encoding division/outer membrane stress-associated lipid-binding lipoprotein, producing MKAYTSLILQLAVLMLQGCVGAMVIGTAVVTTKTVTDPRTFGTQIDDGILEARVANALAKDQKVHKEARISNTVYQGKVLLTGQAPTSKLAEIAKQITMRVDGVTEVYNEIRQGQPVSLKCVLTDTWITTKIRAKLLIRTVNVSKLKITTENGEVFLLGLVTNADGKASSAIASKVNGVKHVTAAFNYL from the coding sequence ATGAAGGCTTATACATCATTAATACTGCAGTTGGCAGTTTTGATGCTTCAAGGATGCGTTGGTGCTATGGTAATCGGTACCGCTGTGGTCACCACTAAAACCGTGACCGATCCACGCACCTTCGGCACCCAGATCGATGATGGTATACTTGAAGCACGGGTAGCCAATGCGCTTGCAAAAGATCAGAAAGTTCATAAAGAAGCGCGCATCTCCAATACGGTATATCAGGGCAAAGTTCTACTAACTGGTCAAGCGCCGACATCAAAGTTGGCAGAAATAGCTAAGCAGATTACGATGAGAGTTGATGGTGTTACCGAAGTCTATAATGAAATCCGTCAGGGGCAGCCAGTATCATTAAAATGTGTATTAACAGATACCTGGATTACCACCAAGATCCGTGCGAAGTTGCTGATACGCACAGTTAATGTATCAAAATTGAAAATAACCACGGAGAATGGCGAAGTTTTCCTCTTGGGACTAGTAACTAACGCTGATGGTAAAGCCTCATCGGCAATTGCTAGTAAAGTAAACGGAGTGAAACATGTCACTGCCGCTTTCAATTATTTGTAA
- a CDS encoding proline--tRNA ligase, producing the protein MRTSQYLLATIKDIPTDADLISHQLMLRAGMIRKLASGLYNWLPTGLRVLRKVENIVREEMNKAGAIELSMPVVQPAALWKESGRWFQYGPELLRFADRGTRQLVLGPTHEEVITDLIRNEISSYKQLPLNFYQIQTKFRDEIRPRFGVMRSREFVMKDGYSFHTSQDSLNNTYNAMYNAYSAIFTRMGLEFRAVHAETGSIGGSTSHEFQVIADSGEDEIVFSTASNYAANIELAEAVAPSVMRATPGEKMRLVDTRDIHTIAELVAHFALPLEKTVKTLLVRARKDTGHQLVALIVRGDHQLNYVKAEKLPQVAVPLTFAQEEELNLVFGTELSFFGPVNMKLPLVIDHSVAAMSDFVAGANINGKHFFGINWERDLPLPQVADLRKVVDGDLSPDGEGYLQIKRGIEVGHLFQLGTKYSEVMKATVQVDQDHHQTLIMGCYGIGITRIVAAAIEQNHDEHGILWPEALAPFNVAILPMNMHKSCRVKNIAENLYQQLQMRGFDVLLDDREERPGVMFTDMELIGVPHQLIIGDRHLYKEEIEYKNRCNGNRCIMNISLIVDFLTKKITTAS; encoded by the coding sequence ATGCGTACTAGCCAATATCTTCTGGCTACCATCAAGGACATTCCCACTGATGCTGACTTGATTAGTCATCAGCTGATGCTACGAGCTGGTATGATTCGCAAACTAGCTTCCGGTCTTTATAACTGGCTACCTACTGGTTTACGTGTACTGCGTAAAGTAGAAAATATCGTGCGGGAAGAAATGAACAAAGCCGGTGCAATTGAATTATCCATGCCGGTAGTACAGCCAGCAGCTTTGTGGAAGGAAAGTGGACGTTGGTTTCAATATGGTCCGGAACTGCTAAGGTTTGCTGACCGCGGCACGCGCCAGTTAGTACTTGGCCCAACGCATGAAGAGGTGATAACTGATCTCATTCGCAATGAGATCAGTTCTTACAAGCAGTTGCCGTTGAATTTCTATCAGATACAAACTAAATTTCGTGACGAAATACGACCGCGTTTCGGCGTCATGCGCTCGCGGGAGTTTGTAATGAAAGATGGCTATTCCTTCCATACTAGCCAAGATTCGCTAAATAATACCTATAACGCGATGTATAATGCGTATAGTGCTATTTTCACACGTATGGGGTTGGAGTTCCGTGCGGTACATGCAGAAACAGGCTCCATCGGAGGTAGCACATCCCACGAGTTTCAGGTTATAGCTGACAGCGGTGAGGACGAGATTGTTTTCTCGACAGCATCAAATTACGCCGCCAATATCGAATTGGCCGAGGCTGTCGCCCCGAGCGTCATGCGCGCCACTCCTGGAGAAAAAATGCGACTAGTGGATACACGAGATATCCATACCATCGCTGAACTGGTGGCACACTTTGCGCTTCCGCTGGAAAAAACTGTTAAAACGCTGTTAGTACGCGCCAGAAAAGACACTGGTCATCAACTTGTTGCGCTGATAGTACGTGGCGATCATCAGCTAAATTACGTTAAAGCGGAGAAATTGCCGCAGGTCGCCGTCCCACTGACATTTGCCCAAGAAGAGGAACTCAACTTGGTATTCGGCACCGAACTCAGTTTTTTTGGTCCGGTGAATATGAAACTGCCGCTAGTCATCGACCACAGCGTGGCGGCAATGAGTGACTTTGTTGCCGGTGCTAACATAAATGGTAAACATTTTTTTGGAATTAACTGGGAACGAGATTTGCCGCTGCCCCAGGTAGCTGATCTGCGCAAAGTTGTCGACGGTGATCTCAGTCCTGACGGTGAAGGATATCTGCAAATTAAGCGCGGAATTGAAGTAGGTCATCTCTTCCAGCTAGGCACAAAATATTCAGAAGTTATGAAAGCAACCGTTCAGGTTGACCAAGATCATCATCAAACGCTGATTATGGGCTGCTACGGCATAGGTATCACCCGCATAGTAGCAGCAGCTATCGAGCAAAACCATGACGAGCATGGTATTTTGTGGCCAGAGGCACTGGCACCTTTCAATGTTGCTATTTTACCAATGAATATGCATAAATCCTGCCGTGTTAAAAATATAGCGGAAAACCTTTATCAGCAGCTTCAGATGCGAGGTTTCGATGTTCTTCTAGATGACCGCGAAGAGCGCCCTGGCGTCATGTTTACTGATATGGAACTAATCGGTGTACCACATCAGTTGATCATAGGCGATCGTCATCTCTATAAAGAAGAAATAGAGTATAAAAATCGTTGCAACGGTAATAGATGTATAATGAATATCAGTTTGATTGTTGACTTTTTAACAAAGAAAATTACTACAGCTAGCTAA
- the tpiA gene encoding triose-phosphate isomerase has translation MRHPLVIGNWKLNGSTEMVKELIVALCNKLSNVIGCDVVIAPPVVYLDLAKHHLGISNSNLTLGAQNVDTNIAGAFTGEVSASMLKDIGAKYIIIGHSERRTYHKESDDNIVKKFTVLKLTGLIPILCIGESEAENQDGKTESVCARQLDAVINHLGVQALENCVIAYEPIWAIGTGKSAKPTQVQAVHKFIRGYIAKHNVEIAENIIILYGGSVNPSNATELFTQLDIDGALVGGASLMADTFVLIVKAAAQAKQNLRSAALT, from the coding sequence ATGCGACATCCGTTAGTAATAGGTAATTGGAAACTTAACGGCAGCACAGAAATGGTAAAAGAACTGATTGTGGCGCTGTGTAATAAACTCAGTAACGTTATTGGCTGTGATGTGGTTATCGCCCCGCCAGTAGTCTATCTTGATCTGGCAAAACATCATTTGGGTATCAGCAATAGCAATCTTACTCTCGGAGCGCAGAATGTCGATACCAATATTGCTGGCGCTTTTACAGGTGAAGTTTCCGCTTCGATGCTCAAAGATATCGGCGCTAAATACATTATCATTGGTCATTCAGAACGCCGCACCTATCATAAAGAAAGTGATGATAATATTGTCAAAAAATTCACTGTGTTAAAATTAACTGGTCTAATTCCGATATTGTGTATCGGTGAAAGCGAAGCAGAAAACCAAGACGGAAAAACTGAGTCGGTATGCGCTCGTCAGCTTGATGCAGTCATTAACCATTTAGGCGTCCAAGCGTTAGAAAATTGCGTCATAGCCTATGAGCCTATCTGGGCCATTGGCACTGGTAAATCCGCAAAACCGACGCAGGTTCAGGCGGTACACAAATTTATCCGCGGGTATATTGCTAAACATAATGTTGAAATTGCAGAAAATATTATTATCCTGTATGGTGGTTCGGTTAATCCCAGCAATGCCACTGAACTATTTACTCAGCTTGATATTGATGGTGCTCTGGTCGGCGGTGCATCGCTGATGGCTGACACATTCGTATTGATTGTTAAAGCTGCAGCGCAAGCAAAACAAAACTTACGGTCGGCTGCCTTAACTTAA
- the cysE gene encoding serine O-acetyltransferase, which yields MSTEELEFIWNNINVEAQFMTACEPMLASFVHRTLLKHKNLSSALNYILSNKLSNQIIPVIAINELLEEAYSADYSMILSAARDIHAVQLRDPAVDNYSTPLLYLKGFHALQAYRISHWLWYTNRQALALYLQNQISVSFGVDIHPAAHIGCGIMLDHATGIVIGETSVVEDNVSILQSVILGGTGKTSGDRHPKIREGVMIGAGAAILGNIEVGRWAKIGAGSVVLRSVPAHTTAAGVPARVVGKQKGDRLSEEIISSPLLELGAGI from the coding sequence ATGTCAACAGAAGAATTAGAATTTATATGGAATAACATCAATGTTGAAGCGCAATTTATGACTGCTTGTGAACCTATGCTAGCTAGTTTTGTTCACAGAACACTACTAAAGCACAAAAACTTAAGCAGTGCATTGAACTATATACTGTCTAATAAACTTAGCAATCAAATTATACCAGTCATCGCAATCAATGAATTATTAGAAGAAGCCTATAGTGCCGATTATAGTATGATTTTATCCGCCGCGCGTGACATCCACGCTGTGCAACTACGAGACCCAGCGGTGGATAACTATTCCACGCCTCTGCTGTATCTGAAGGGGTTTCATGCTCTGCAGGCATATCGTATTAGCCATTGGTTATGGTATACAAACCGCCAGGCGTTGGCATTATATTTACAAAATCAAATTTCCGTATCTTTTGGTGTTGACATTCATCCTGCTGCACACATTGGCTGTGGCATTATGCTAGATCATGCCACTGGCATCGTTATTGGCGAAACATCAGTGGTAGAAGATAATGTTTCCATACTGCAATCAGTAATTCTAGGAGGCACCGGCAAGACCAGCGGAGATCGCCACCCTAAAATTCGCGAAGGAGTAATGATCGGCGCCGGCGCTGCTATTCTCGGAAATATTGAGGTTGGGCGTTGGGCAAAAATTGGTGCTGGTTCAGTAGTCTTACGCTCGGTACCGGCTCATACCACCGCTGCTGGCGTACCAGCAAGGGTGGTAGGTAAACAGAAAGGCGACCGACTATCAGAGGAAATCATCAGCAGCCCACTTTTAGAATTGGGCGCCGGTATCTGA
- the tkt gene encoding transketolase — protein sequence MTSRKERANAIRALSMDAVQQSNSGHPGMPMGMADIAEVLWFDYMDHNPSNPNWIDRDRFVLSNGHGSMLLYSLLHLTGYHLPMEELKNFRQLHSKTPGHPEYGSTNGVETTTGPLGQGIANAVGLAIGERTLAAQFNRTGHNLIDHYTYVFLGDGCMMEGISHEVCSLAGTLKLGKLVAFYDDNGISIDGDVDGWFQDNTAARFEAYGWHVVHYVDGHDSTSIQKAIDNARAVVDKPSLLICKTILAFGAPTKAGKNCAHGSPLGQEEIDATRKAIGWNEPPFVIPAEIYHSWNAKKAGNKKESAWQEKFSAYEKAFPELALEFKRRMHSKLPANWQAESHKIIQQLQTNPMNMASRKASQNALEAFGPILPELLGGSADLAPSNLTIWSQSKSIVNDHAGNYIHYGVREFGMTAIGNGIANHGGFIPYTATFLIFVEYARNAVRMAALMKARHIMVYTHDSIGLGADGPTHQPVEQLASLRMTPNMSNWRPCDQVETTVAWKKAIENCNGPTAIILSRQKLAQQDRTSQQVLDIARGGYILKDCDGQPELILIATGSEVELAVAAYQQFNNEGRKVRVVSLPSTDVFDLQDQAYRETVLPKAVTARVAIEAGITDYWYKYVGLNGQIVGITTFGESAPAEELFPLFGFTVDNILRKARLLIT from the coding sequence ATGACATCCCGAAAAGAACGGGCAAATGCTATCCGTGCGTTAAGTATGGACGCAGTACAACAATCTAATTCTGGTCATCCTGGTATGCCAATGGGTATGGCGGATATTGCCGAAGTACTGTGGTTCGATTATATGGATCATAATCCTTCCAATCCAAACTGGATTGACCGAGACCGTTTTGTTCTGTCTAACGGTCACGGTTCTATGCTGCTTTACAGCCTATTACACCTAACAGGTTATCATCTACCGATGGAAGAATTGAAAAACTTTCGGCAGTTACATTCTAAAACTCCTGGGCATCCGGAATATGGTTCTACCAATGGTGTAGAAACCACTACAGGCCCACTTGGCCAAGGTATAGCTAACGCCGTTGGTTTGGCAATTGGGGAGCGCACGTTGGCAGCACAGTTTAACCGTACCGGCCATAATCTTATTGATCACTATACCTATGTTTTCCTCGGCGACGGCTGTATGATGGAAGGCATTTCCCATGAAGTATGCTCGTTAGCAGGAACTCTTAAGCTGGGAAAACTGGTGGCGTTCTACGACGATAACGGTATTTCCATTGATGGTGACGTCGATGGTTGGTTTCAAGATAACACTGCCGCCCGTTTTGAAGCCTATGGTTGGCACGTCGTGCACTACGTTGACGGCCACGATAGTACTTCCATTCAGAAAGCAATCGACAATGCCCGTGCTGTCGTTGATAAGCCATCGCTACTAATTTGTAAAACCATTCTTGCATTCGGCGCGCCAACAAAAGCTGGTAAAAACTGCGCTCATGGCTCCCCTCTGGGGCAAGAAGAAATAGATGCTACCAGAAAAGCGATTGGTTGGAACGAGCCCCCGTTTGTTATTCCGGCTGAAATATACCACAGTTGGAATGCGAAAAAAGCTGGTAATAAAAAAGAATCGGCCTGGCAGGAGAAATTCTCAGCCTATGAAAAAGCTTTCCCCGAGCTGGCGCTGGAATTCAAACGCCGTATGCACAGTAAGCTACCAGCTAATTGGCAAGCAGAAAGTCATAAAATAATTCAGCAACTACAAACCAATCCAATGAATATGGCCAGCCGTAAAGCATCACAGAACGCGCTGGAAGCATTTGGTCCCATACTACCCGAATTGCTAGGTGGTTCGGCTGATCTAGCACCAAGTAATTTAACGATCTGGTCGCAATCCAAATCTATTGTTAATGATCATGCTGGTAACTATATTCATTACGGTGTGCGCGAATTCGGTATGACGGCAATTGGTAACGGTATCGCTAATCATGGCGGCTTCATTCCCTATACTGCTACATTCCTTATTTTTGTTGAATATGCCCGCAACGCAGTGCGCATGGCAGCGCTAATGAAAGCTAGGCACATCATGGTTTATACCCATGACTCTATTGGTCTAGGTGCAGATGGTCCAACCCATCAGCCAGTAGAGCAATTAGCTAGCTTGCGCATGACGCCGAATATGAGTAACTGGCGTCCATGTGACCAAGTAGAAACCACTGTTGCCTGGAAGAAAGCTATCGAGAACTGTAATGGTCCCACAGCAATTATTCTTTCGCGCCAGAAACTAGCGCAGCAGGATCGTACGTCACAACAGGTATTAGATATTGCCCGCGGCGGTTATATACTTAAAGACTGCGACGGACAGCCAGAATTAATTTTAATCGCTACTGGTTCGGAAGTTGAACTAGCAGTTGCAGCTTATCAGCAATTTAATAATGAAGGCCGTAAGGTACGAGTAGTATCTTTGCCATCTACCGACGTTTTTGACTTGCAAGATCAAGCTTATCGAGAAACGGTATTGCCGAAAGCAGTGACGGCTCGTGTCGCAATTGAGGCAGGAATAACAGATTACTGGTATAAGTACGTTGGCCTTAACGGGCAAATTGTTGGCATCACCACTTTTGGTGAATCGGCCCCAGCGGAAGAATTATTCCCCTTGTTCGGTTTCACCGTCGATAATATACTGCGCAAAGCGCGGCTGCTAATAACATGA
- the ybeY gene encoding rRNA maturation RNase YbeY, with amino-acid sequence MSKVRLELDLQLACDDKYGLPAEADFRRWLLGVLPLFRDYAEVTVRLVDEVEIHALNLTYCGKDKPTNVLAFTLEAPPEIELTSLGDLVICRQVVEYEAKQQGKALEAHWAHMVVHGSLHLLGYDHVLEIEAIQMESIETAIMQNLGYPDPYIS; translated from the coding sequence ATGAGCAAGGTTCGATTGGAATTGGACCTACAGCTAGCTTGCGATGATAAATATGGTTTACCAGCCGAAGCTGATTTCCGGCGCTGGCTATTGGGTGTGTTGCCGCTGTTCCGTGATTACGCGGAAGTAACCGTGCGCCTAGTGGACGAAGTGGAAATTCATGCACTAAACTTAACCTATTGCGGCAAAGATAAGCCAACCAATGTGCTTGCATTTACATTGGAAGCACCACCGGAAATAGAACTCACATCGTTGGGGGATTTAGTTATTTGCCGCCAGGTAGTGGAGTACGAAGCAAAGCAACAGGGAAAAGCGTTGGAAGCGCATTGGGCACATATGGTGGTTCACGGTTCGTTACACTTGCTAGGTTATGATCATGTTTTGGAGATTGAAGCCATCCAGATGGAATCTATAGAAACTGCAATAATGCAAAACCTTGGTTACCCAGATCCATATATTTCTTGA
- the cpxR gene encoding envelope stress response regulator transcription factor CpxR translates to MNNILLVDDDRKLTSLLRELLEMENFNVQVAHDGEQVLSKFNSSINLLLLDIIMPRKNGIDTLKWLRQQHYQTPVIMLTARGNELDRVLGLELGADDYIPKPFNDRELIARIRAILRRLHWKDTEQQQTREAGTPSLKVDLMILNPGRQEATFDGTLLELTGTEFNLLYLLAQHLGQVVQREYLSQEVLGKRLTQFDRSIDMHISNVRRKLPERQDGQPWFKTLRGRGYLMVSTA, encoded by the coding sequence ATGAATAATATTCTTTTGGTTGATGATGACCGAAAATTAACATCGTTGTTACGTGAATTATTGGAAATGGAAAATTTTAACGTCCAAGTAGCCCATGATGGCGAACAGGTGTTAAGTAAGTTTAACAGTTCCATAAATTTATTACTTCTAGATATTATTATGCCACGTAAGAATGGTATTGATACTCTTAAATGGTTACGTCAGCAACACTACCAAACACCAGTAATTATGCTAACCGCCCGTGGCAACGAACTGGATCGTGTTTTAGGCCTGGAATTGGGGGCAGATGATTATATACCAAAACCTTTTAATGATCGCGAATTGATAGCACGTATTAGGGCAATATTACGCCGCTTACATTGGAAAGATACTGAGCAACAGCAAACCAGAGAAGCAGGAACACCATCACTTAAGGTTGATCTTATGATTCTGAACCCAGGACGCCAGGAGGCGACCTTCGATGGTACGTTACTGGAATTGACTGGCACCGAATTTAATTTGCTGTATTTACTGGCGCAGCATCTCGGTCAAGTAGTGCAGCGCGAGTATTTAAGCCAGGAGGTCTTGGGTAAAAGATTAACACAATTTGACCGATCTATTGATATGCACATTTCTAATGTACGTCGCAAGCTACCAGAACGTCAAGATGGGCAACCGTGGTTTAAAACCTTGCGCGGACGAGGATATTTAATGGTCTCAACTGCATGA
- the pfkA gene encoding 6-phosphofructokinase: MIKKIGVLTSGGDSPGMNAAIRGVVRAGLAENLEVYGIYDGYLGLFQDCMSKLDRYSVSDIINRGGTFLGSVRFPEFQDEHTRAIAINNMTKRGLDALVVIGGDGSYLGAKRLTEMGFPCIGLPGTIDNDVAGTDYTIGYFTALETVVEAIDRLRDTSTSHQRISIVEVMGRYCGDLTMASAIAGGCEFIVLPEVEFKPADLVSEIKAGIAKGKKHAIVAITEHICNLAEIAQYIEKETGRETRTTVLGHIQRGGRPVAYDRVLASRMGAYSIELLLQGYGGHCIGVQNERLVHHDIVDAIENMKRPFRKDILETAKKLF; encoded by the coding sequence ATGATTAAAAAAATCGGTGTACTAACAAGTGGTGGTGATTCACCAGGTATGAATGCTGCCATAAGGGGCGTAGTACGGGCAGGGCTGGCCGAAAATTTGGAAGTGTATGGCATTTATGACGGCTACCTGGGATTATTTCAAGATTGTATGTCGAAACTTGATCGCTATAGCGTTTCTGATATAATTAACCGTGGTGGTACCTTTCTCGGTTCCGTACGTTTTCCCGAATTCCAAGATGAACATACTCGAGCTATCGCCATTAATAACATGACCAAACGCGGCCTAGATGCGCTGGTAGTAATAGGAGGCGATGGCTCATATTTGGGTGCCAAACGCCTAACAGAGATGGGTTTTCCCTGCATTGGTCTACCTGGTACAATTGATAATGATGTTGCTGGTACCGATTATACTATTGGCTATTTTACTGCACTCGAAACTGTCGTCGAGGCTATTGATCGACTGCGAGATACCTCGACGTCACATCAACGCATCTCCATTGTTGAAGTTATGGGGCGGTATTGCGGTGATCTTACTATGGCGTCAGCCATCGCCGGAGGTTGCGAATTCATAGTGTTACCTGAAGTTGAATTCAAACCTGCCGACCTAGTTTCTGAAATAAAGGCAGGTATCGCTAAAGGCAAAAAACACGCAATTGTCGCGATCACCGAACATATCTGTAATCTCGCTGAGATAGCTCAATATATTGAAAAAGAAACAGGAAGGGAAACTCGCACTACAGTGTTGGGTCATATCCAACGAGGCGGCCGCCCGGTGGCGTATGATCGTGTGTTAGCATCCCGTATGGGCGCGTACTCCATTGAGCTGCTATTACAAGGTTATGGTGGCCACTGTATTGGGGTGCAAAATGAGAGACTCGTGCATCATGATATAGTAGACGCAATCGAAAATATGAAGCGACCCTTCCGCAAGGATATCCTGGAAACTGCGAAAAAACTATTCTAA